Proteins from a genomic interval of Thamnophis elegans isolate rThaEle1 chromosome 2, rThaEle1.pri, whole genome shotgun sequence:
- the TBC1D25 gene encoding TBC1 domain family member 25 isoform X2 → MYCSTFSSELLTSMGPLLEDWDIISPKDVISTDLLLVEKRSLAAAALPFTQSIISQVGRTLSKVQQALSWSYGEDVKPFKPPLSDSEFHTYLNHEGQLTRPAELRLRIFHGGVEPSLRKVVWRYLLNVYPDGLTGQERMDYMKQKTREYEQLKGEWEARTKPEDLDFIRSNVLKDVLRTDRTHPYYAGSDDNPHLTALHDLLTTYAVTHPQISYCQGMSDIASPILVVMDNEAHAFICFCGIMKRLEGNFQIDGEVMSVKFIHLKLLLRHSDPDFYSYLLSRGADDLFFCYRWLLLELKREFAFEDALRMLEITWSSFPPDPPEKEVELVGPPVRPGDSSQSIRRRHMLRPACSFEAAGDRPCQGAVAEEKVLVKQSSFGEFKYYITHNEDNLEDDSSPRPQHLEDEKEDCTSEQDPLIQTTNMAKSFSAPSLRALTPPSRDSVSSSTNGNEESQSEEEKGDSVVNTPSSPSHGPTTSSTPPALVSLPPPQEFGKGNPFVLFLCLAILLEHRDHIIKNNMDYNELAMHFDRLVRRHNLNKILHRAKALFANYLQSEVWDSEEGDEAAAESPAVS, encoded by the exons GCCCCCTGCTAGAAGATTGGGATATTATCAGCCCTAAGGATGTTATCAGTACCGACTTGCTGCTAGTGGAGAAGAGGTCTCTGGCGGCTGCAGCCCTGCCCTTCACCCAGTCCATCATTTCCCAG GTGGGACGGACGTTGTCAAAGGTCCAGCAGGCACTCAGCTGGTCCTACGGGGAAGATGTCAAACCTTTCAAACCTCCTTTGAGCGACTCAGAATTCCATACATATTTGAATCATGAAGGCCAGTTGACAAGACCAGCAGAACTGCGTCTCCGAATCTTCCATGGTGGAGTTGAGCCTTCCTTGCGCAAG GTTGTTTGGAGATATTTGCTAAATGTCTATCCTGATGGCTTGACTGGGCAGGAGCGTATGGATTACATGAAGCAGAAGACACGTGAGTATGAGCAACTGAAGGGGGAATGGGAAGCACGGACCAAACCTGAAGACCTGGATTTCATCCGTAGTAATGTGCTGAAGGATGTTCTGCGAACAGATCGCACTCATCCCTACTATGCTGGTTCAGATGATAATCCTCACCTGACAGCCCTGCATGATCTGCTGACCACCTATGCTGTGACCCACCCGCAGATTTCCTATTGTCAGGGTATGAGTGACATTGCTTCTCCCATCCTGGTTGTAATGGACAATGAAGCCCATGCCTTCATCTGTTTCTGTGGCATCATGAAACGCCTGGAAGGTAACTTCCAGATAGATGGCGAAGTCATGTCCGTTAAGTTTATCCATCTCAAGCTTCTCCTCCGCCATTCAGATCCAGATTTCTACTCCTACCTCCTGTCTCGGGGTGCTGATGACCTCTTCTTTTGCTATCGTTGGCTGCTGTTGGAGCTGAAACGTGAGTTTGCGTTTGAGGATGCCTTGCGCATGCTGGAGATCACGTGGAGTTCCTTTCCTCCTGATCCCCCAGAGAAGGAAGTGGAATTAGTGGGCCCTCCCGTCAGGCCCGGAGACAGCAGCCAATCTATCCGAAGGAGACACATGCTACGCCCAGCTTGTAGTTTTGAAGCAGCTGGGGATCGGCCGTGCCAAGGGGCAGTTGCTGAAGAGAAGGTATTAGTAAAGCAGTCTAGTTTTGGGGAATTCAAGTACTACATTACTCATAACGAAGACAATTTGGAGGATGACTCGTCACCCAGACCTCAGCATTTAGAGGATGAGAAGGAAGATTGTACCAGTGAGCAGGATCCATTGATTCAGACAACTAACATGGCTAAATCCTTCTCGGCTCCATCTCTTCGGGCCTTGACCCCACCCTCTCGAGATTCTGTCTCCTCCTCAACTAATGGCAATGAGGAAAGTCAatcagaggaagagaagggagattcAGTGGTTAAtaccccttcttctccctcccatggACCTACTACTTCTTCTACTCCTCCTGCCCTAGTCAGCCTCCCCCCTCCTCAAGAATTTGGCAAAGGCAACCCCTTTGTACTCTTCTTATGTCTTGCCATTCTTTTGGAGCATCGAGACCATATAATCAAAAACAACATGGACTACAATGAGTTAGCCATGCATTTTGATCGCTTAGTCCGCCGGCACAACCTTAACAAGATCCTTCACCGTGCCAAGGCCCTGTTTGCTAACTACTTACAGTCAGAAGTTTGGGATTCTGAAGAGGGAGATGAGGCAGCAGCCGAATCTCCCGCGGTGTCATGA